TATATACTTGGGTAAAATCGACATTTACCCGCACAGGGCAGGATTTATCTCCCCGCGTACACTCTGCCGCGACAGGGAGCGCGGGGTCCAGGTGCGGAGACGAGGCCCCGGGTGAGGACTCCGTGCGACCGGGCAACGCCTCAGGCAGACCCATGACATGTCTTCAGGGGAAAGAGCACAGGTCAGGTGCCTTCCCCTATCCCGAGACCACGCCGTCGAGGAAGGTGCCGAGGATCTCTCGGGAGAGATGGTCCATCTCCTCCTCCCACCCCCGTGCATAGGCGAGGACGACCCCGGCAGGGGGAGGCGGCACGATCCGCCCTACCTCCATTCCTCCGGCGTTAAAAGAGGTTATCGGAGGGCTGCTTCGCCCTCCTCTCCGGTCCGCACCCTGATCACGCGTTCGACCGGGATCACGAAGATCTTGCCGTCGCCGATCTGGCCGGTCTGTGCGGCCCCTGCGATGGCGGCGATGGCCCCGTCCACCTTCTCGTCAGGGACGACCAGTTCGATCCTGGTCTTCGGGAAGAAGTCGACGACGTACTCGGCGCCGCGCCACTGCTGCCTGACGCCCTTCTGCTGGCCCCTCCCCTTCACCTCGGAGACAGTCATGGAGACCATCCCGATACCTTCGAGGGCGGCCTTCACGTCATCGAATTTCGTCGATCTGATGATTGCCTCGATCTTTTTCATCGCTCCACCTCTGTCGCGGGCTCTGTGGCCACGAAGTTCGGGTAGGCCGACATCCCGTGCTCACCGATGTCAAGGCCCTGCAACTCCTCGGCAGCCGAGACCCGTATGCCCACGACCGCCTTCAGGAGGCCGAAGAGGACGAGGCCGGTGCCGAAGGCCCAGACGAAGTTGACCGCAACCGATAAAGCCTGCACGGCGAAGAACCCCGCGTTGCCGTACAGGAGCCCGGTCACGCCGCCATAGGTGCCGTCGGCAAACAGGCCGAGGGCCAGGAGGCCCCAGGCGCCGTTGATCCCGTGGACGGAGATCGCACCGACAGGGTCGTCGATGTGGAGTTTCCAGTCCAGGAACCAGACGCCGACGACCACAAGGGCACCGGCGACGATGCCGATCAGCACCGAGATCTGGGGGCTCACCCAGGCGCACCCGGCGGTGATGGCGACAAGCCCGGCGATCGCCGCGTTGCCCGACATCGAGACATCGGGTTTGCCGTGCCAGGCCCAGGTGATCAGCATCGCGGTGACGAGGGACGCCGCCGCGGCCAGTGTGGTGTTTGCCGCAATGACCGAGA
This sequence is a window from Methanofollis sp.. Protein-coding genes within it:
- a CDS encoding P-II family nitrogen regulator, translated to MKKIEAIIRSTKFDDVKAALEGIGMVSMTVSEVKGRGQQKGVRQQWRGAEYVVDFFPKTRIELVVPDEKVDGAIAAIAGAAQTGQIGDGKIFVIPVERVIRVRTGEEGEAALR